The genomic region CGCTCCCGCCGCTCCCGCCGACACGCCAAGGAAGTCCCGCCGGGTGAGGCGCCTGGCATCACGATCGTGCTCGGTGGTGGGTTCTTTCGACATCGTTCTCTCCTGGCGTGGCGACCGGCCTTCCATCGGGTTGTCGCCGTCTCTGGGGGAGATTTCCGGGCGCGGTGCGGGACTCCTGTCGCGCCGATGCCCTCCCTGGTTGCAGGGGGCGGCGAGGCGCCTGAGGAATGCACCGCCAGTGGGGGCGCGAAGGGAGCAACCCGTGACCTGCCGCTGGTTGGTGAGCACAGCAATGGTTGCATCGCTGTGCGCGGCGGCCGTCACGGGCTGCACCCGTCGCCCAGCGCCGTCGCCGCCCTCCGTCGCGACCCCCTCCGCTCCGGCCGGACTGCAGGCTGCGGCCCGCGTCCTCGAGCAGGCAGCCCCGGCCTCCGCTGCCGGGAAACCCGCGCCCCGCACCTACCTGCCCGACACCATGTACGAGGCGATTGACGGCGAGGCCGACCTCTTCCTGTCGTATGATGCGCAGGGGCTGGTGACGGCGCGCTACCCGGTGGGATCGGCCACGGTGGAGGCCGAGATCTTCGACCAGGGGGCGCCGATCAACGCTTTCGGCGTCTTCAGCCAGTTGCGGGGCAGCGATTCACCCCCGGTCGAGGTCGGCGCGCAGGGGGTCATCATCGCGAACGAGGCCGTGTTCTTCTGGAAATCGCGGTATTTCGTGCGCGTGACCGCCACCGGCGCCGGGCGGCCGCCGATCGCGACGGTGGTTGACTTCGCGCGCGACCTCGCGGGTGGACTGACCGGCTCCTCGCAGCTTCCGGCGTGGACCGCGGCGCTGCCGGCGCAGGGGCGGACCGCGGCGCCGCAGTACGTCGCGCGCAATGTGCTGGGGCACGGCTTCCTGGCCAACGCCATGCTGGCGGACTACGGGGCCGGGGAAAGCCGATGCACCCTGGCGCTGGTGCGCGCGGGCGATGAGGCGGCGGCGCGCAAGCTGTGGGAGCGATTGAAAGAGACCTACGACGGGCGCGCTGAGGAGGCGGCCCTGGCGGGACTGGGGGACGAACGCTTTCTGGGCCTCGGCCGCG from Armatimonadota bacterium harbors:
- a CDS encoding DUF6599 family protein, whose amino-acid sequence is MVASLCAAAVTGCTRRPAPSPPSVATPSAPAGLQAAARVLEQAAPASAAGKPAPRTYLPDTMYEAIDGEADLFLSYDAQGLVTARYPVGSATVEAEIFDQGAPINAFGVFSQLRGSDSPPVEVGAQGVIIANEAVFFWKSRYFVRVTATGAGRPPIATVVDFARDLAGGLTGSSQLPAWTAALPAQGRTAAPQYVARNVLGHGFLANAMLADYGAGESRCTLALVRAGDEAAARKLWERLKETYDGRAEEAALAGLGDERFLGLGREERPVRAVRAGRYLALVVGKCDAAQARRLLKTTLDRLSADSGEVG